Below is a window of Microbacterium saperdae DNA.
GCGGGGTGCTGGCGGCGCTCGCCGCGGGATCGGGAGTCGTGTTCAAGCCCGCCCCGCAGGCGCGACGGTGTGCGGCGGTCGTCGCCGAGGCGCTCTGGCAGGCAGGGGTACCGCGTGATGTGCTGGCCCTCGTCGACATCGAGGAGGGCGAGCTCGGCCAGGCGCTCATCACGCATGAGGCCGTCGACCGCGTCATCCTCACCGGCTCCTGGGACACGGCGGCGCTGTTCCGCTCGTGGCGTCCCGATCTGCCCCTGCTCGCCGAGACCAGCGGCAAGAACGCGATCATCATCACGCCGTCGGCCGATCTCGACCTGGCGGTCGCCGACCTCGTGAAGAGCGCGTTCGGGCACGCAGGGCAGAAGTGCTCGGCCGCGTCCCTCGCCATCCTCGTCGGGCCGGTCGGCCGCTCGCAGCGTTTCGCGCGACAGCTCGCCGATGCCGTGCGCTCGCTGCATGTGGGATGGCCGAGCGACCCCCTCGCCGAGGTGGGCCCGGTGATCGAGAAGCCGCAGGGCAAGCTGGCCTGGGCGCTGACAGCGCTCGAGGGCGACGAGCAGTGGCTCATCGAACCGGCCGTCGCGGCCGACGATGAGAGCGGGCGGCTGTGGCGCCCCGGCGTGCGCGTCGGCGTGCAGGTCGGGTCGCGGTTCCACACCGAGGAGTTCTTCGGACCCGTGCTCGGGATCATGCACGCCCCGACCCTCGCGCGAGCCGTCGAGATGCAGAATGCGGTCGCCTACGGACTGACCGCGGGGCTGCACACGCAGAACCCCGACGACCTGGCGTTCTGGCTCGACCGGGTGCAGGCCGGCAACCTCTACGTCAACCGCGGCATCACCGGTGCGATCGTGCAGCGGCAGCCGTTCGGCGGATGGAAGCGCTCCTCGGTGGGACCCGGCGCGAAGGCCGGTGGGCCGAACTACCTGATCGGGCTGGGCACGTGGCGCTCGCAGCCAGGAGCCGCGGCATCCAGCACGCTGCACCTGCGCGGCCTGGACTCGCGGATCACGGCGCTGATCGAATCCGCTCAACCGTCGTTGGAGTACGAGACGTTCGAGTGGTTGCGTCGCTCCGCCCTGTCGGATGCGCTCGCCTGGGACCGCGAGTTCGGCCAGGTGCGCGACGTGTCGCGGCTCGGGGTGGAGCGGAACCTGTTCCGCTACCGGCCGCTGCCGGTCGAGATCCGAGCCGCGGCCGATGCTCCGCTGCAGGATCTGCTGCGCGCCGTGATCGCTGCGGTGCGCGCCGGCGCCGCCTTCACGCTCTCGACCCCGGTCGGGCTTCCCGCCGGGGTGCGTCACGCGCTCGGAGACCTCGACGCCGCGGTACACCTGGAGAGCGACGAGGAGTGGATGCAGCGGATGCTGCGCCGCGAGGAGTCCGTCGAGCCAGGGGCGACTCCGGCACCGCGGGTGAACCGGGTGCGTCTGGTCGGCCCGCGCGATGCGGTCGCTGTCCTGCACGCCGCGCTCGCCGCTGCGGTGGAGGGCGACCCCGACCTCGCGGTGTACGACGGCGAGGTGACGGCCGCCGGGCGCATCGAGCTGCTGCCGTTCGTGCACGAGCAGTCCATCAGCATCACCGCACACCGCTACGGCAACCCCGACCGCACGTTCAGCGACGTGATCTGAGGCCGCGGCGGGCGCGCGGCGTGTCCTGACCCCTCGCGAAGAAACACAGCGCGTGTAAAGAATTGTTGACATCCGGCTGCACGGCGACGTACAGTGAGCGTGTCAATAATTCTTTACACGGAGGTCGTCATGGTCTACGAGGAACGCAACGCCTGGGCGGGGCTCATCGTGAGTCCGATCTCGATGATCGTCTACGTCGTGCTGGTGCTCCGACAGGCCGGGGGAGGACCGCTGACCGATGTCGACTGGTTCCCCCTCATGCTGTGGGTCATCGGCGCGAGCATCGTGGCGACGATCGTGCTCAGCATCGTGTGGGGCATGATCGCCGGTGCCAAGGACCCGGACGGCGTTGGTCGCTCCGACATCCGCGACCGCGACATCAGCCGCATGGGCGGCCGCGTCGAACAGGCCTTCGTGGTGATCGCGGGGCTCGGGGTGATCGCGCTGTGCGCGGTGGGTGCCGATGTGTTCTGGATCGCGAACACCATGTACGCCGGATTCGCGGTCGCGGCGCTCGTCGGCGGTATCGCCCGTGTCATCGCCTACCGTCGGGGCCTGGTGTGATGGTCAAGCCGACTCTCGTCTCCAACAGCATCCGCCAGCATCGCGAGGCCGCGGGCCTCACGCAGGCCGAGCTCGCCCGCACCGTCGGGGTGACCCGGCAGACCCTCATCGCGATCGAGCAGGAGAAGTACTCTCCGACCCTCGAGCTCGCGTTCCAGATCGCCCGCGCCTTCGGTGTGGGGATCGACGACCTCTTCCAGTACCCGGAGCACTGACATGACCGAGATGAAGTCCGCCTGGCGCGGGGAGGCCTACGGGCCCTCCGCCGGCACGACGCTCGCCCAGATCCCCGTCCCCGCTCCGCGCCGCGGGGAGGTGCTGCTGAAGGTGAGAGCGACCGCGCTGAACGCGGGCGACGTGCGCCTGATGCTCGGGGATCCGCTGCTCGTGCGTCCGATCTTCGGTCTCACGCGGCCGAAGTATCCGGTGCGCGGCATGGATGTCGCGGGCACGGTCGTCGCGGTCGGCCCGGATGTGGTCGGCGCCGAGGTCGGCGAAGAGGTCATCGGGGAGCTCTCCGGCGGCGGCGGGCTCGCACCCTACGCCACGGTCGCCGCATCCCGACTGGTGCCACGGCCGGCCGACATCGCCCCGGAGCCCGCCGCCTGCCTGCCGATCGCCGGCGGCACCGCGTGGCAGGCGCTCGACCTGGCCGGCGTCGGACTCACCGCGGCCACCGCGCCGCGCGTGCTGATCATCGGAGCATCCGGAGGCGTCGGGACCTTCGCGGTGCAGCTGGCCGCGCTCCGAGGTGCCGAGGTCTGGGCGACATGCGGTGCCCGCAACGCCCCGCTCGTCGAGCGGCTCGGCGCGGTGCGCACGCTCGACCACCGCACGCATCCGCTCTCGGAGCTGCCCACCGCGCACTTCGACGCGGTCATCGACATCGCCGGCGGGGTGCCGCTGCGCGCGCTGCAGCGACTGGTCGCTCCCGGCGGCACCGTCGTGCTGGCGACCGGCGACGGCGGCCACGTGCTCGGACCGATACCGCGGATGCTGAAGGCCGCGTTCCTGTCGATCGGCTCGCGCCGACGCATCCGTCCGCTGACCGCGACGACCAGGCCGGAGGTGCTGCGCACGCTGCTCGAGCTGACGGCCGAGGGGCGCATCGTGCCGGTGATCGAGCGTGAGTACGCGTTCGCCGAGGCATCCGCCGCCCTCGCCCACATCGAGGCCGGTCACACGGTCGGCAAGGTGGTCGTGCGCGCCGCATAGCCGTCCGGAGAGCCGTGCCGCGACACCCTGGCGTCGCACAGCGGGCGGATGACACAATGGAGCGTGGCGTGCCCGAGTCGCATCTTCCCCGCCGCCGGCTCTGAACGAGCGGCGGGTCGAAGGACCGTCGGGCCCCTGGACAGCGTCCGCCGGAACAGTTCCTCGAGGAGCACCCATGTCGATGCCTGAGACCACCGTCACCTCAACACCCGCGCGCACCGCGCACCACCGCCGCTACCTGATGTGCCGCCCCGAGCACTTCACCGTCAGCTACACGATCAACCCATGGATGGAGCCGACGAAGCCGACCGACACCGCCAAGGCCGTCGCGCAGTGGCAGAAGCTCCACGACCTGTACCTCGAGCTCGGGCACGAGGTCGAGCTGATCGATCCGCTGGCCGACTACCCCGACATGGTCTACACCGCGAACGGCGGCTTCCTGATCGACGGCCGCGCCTACGTGCCGAAGTTCCGCTTCGTCGAGCGCGCCGGCGAGGCTCCGGCTTTCGCGGACTGGTTCCGCAGCGCCGGCTATGACACCGTCATCCCGGAAGAGGTCAACGAGGGCGAAGGCGACTTCCTGCTCGTCGGCGACGTGATCCTCGCCGGCACGGGCTTCCGCTCGACCGGCGACAGCCACCGCGAGGTGGGCGAGGTCTTCGGCCGCGAGGTCGTCTCGCTGAACCTGGTCGACCCGCGCTTCTACCACCTCGACACGGCGATCGCGGTGCTCGATCCGGTGCAGGGCGTCGAGAACGGCGGACCGGAGCACGCCAACATCGCCTACCTTCCCGGCGCCTTCGACGACGCGAGTCGCGCGATCCTCGAGGAGCGCTTCCCCGACGCGATCCTGGTGTCGGACGAGGACGGCTCGGTCTTCGGGCTGAACTCCGCGAGCGACGGCTACAACGTGGTCATCTCGCCCCGCGCGAAGGGCTTCGAGGCGCAGCTGCGCGAGCGCGGCTACAACCCGATCATGGTGGACCTCTCCGAGCTGCTGCTCGGCGGCGGCGGCATCAAGTGCTGCACGCTCGAGCTGCGCCCTTCGTCTCGTCGCTCCGCTCCTCGCTCAGGAACCGGTGAGTGACATGACTGCGACTCCCGAGCGAGCGAAGCGAGACGCAGGACACGTCGCGCACAACTACCACCCGCTACCCGTCAACATCGCCCGCGGGGACGGCGCCTGGGTGACGGATGTCGAGGGCAAGCGCTACCTCGACCTGCTCGCCGCGTACTCCGCGGTGAACTTCGGGCACCGGCACCCTGCCCTCGTCGCCGCGCTCACCGAGCAGCTCGGCCGGGTCACGCTCACCAGCCGTGCGTTCGAGAGCGACCGGCTCGAGCCGTTCGCCGCCGCTCTCGCGAAGCTCTGCGGCAAGGATCTCGTGCTGCCCATGAACACGGGCGCCGAGGCGGTCGAGACCGGCATCAAGGTCGCGCGCGCCTGGGGTTACCGGGTCAAGGGCATCGCCGACGGCCGGGCCCGGATCATCGTCGCGGCAGGCAACTTCCACGGTCGCACCACCACGATCATCAGCTTCAGCGACGACGAGTCGGCCCGAGAGGGCTTCGGCCCGTACACGCCCGGCTTCGACATCGTGCCCTACGGGGACGCGGATGCCATCGCCGCGGCCATCACGGATGACACGGCAGCCGTGCTGATCGAGCCGATCCAGGGCGAAGCCGGCGTCGTGATCCCGCCGGAGGGGTACCTGCGCCGCATCCGCGAGATCTGCGACGAGAAGAACGTGCTCTTCATCGCCGACGAGATCCAGGCGGGGCTCGGCCGCGTCGGCGAGACCTTCGCCTGCGACCGTGAGGGCGTGGTGCCCGATCTGTACCTGCTCGGCAAGGCGCTCGGCGGCGGCATCCTCCCGGTGTCGGCGGTCGTCGGCGACGAGGACGTGCTCGGTGTCATCCGTCCCGGCGAGCACGGCTCGACCTTCGGGGGCAACCCGCTCGCGGCGGCCGTGGGGCTGCGCGTCGTCGAGATGCTCGAGTCGGGGGAGTTCCAGGAGCGCGCCCGTGCTCTCGGTGCACACCTCGACCAGGGTCTGCAGCCGCTCATCGGACACGGCGTCACGGCGGTGCGCATCGCCGGACTCTGGGCCGGCGTCGACATCGACCCCGCCAAGGGCAGCGGGCGAGAGATCGCAGAGAAGCTGCTCGATCGCGGGGTCCTCGTGAAGGACACGCACGGACAGACCATCCGCATCGCGCCACCGCTCGTGATCCGCGCGACCGAGCTCGACTGGGCTGTGGAGCAGTTGCGGGTGGTTCTCGGGGCGTAGGCCCTGCATCCATCCGGAGCCGTCGGGTGAACTTTGCGGCCCTGATCAAGAATCGCGGACGAATCGTGAGGATTCCTCCGCGATTCTTCACTTCCTCCGAAAAACGGAAGGCCGGTTCAGGAGGCAGGCCGGCGCCGGGACTCAGGCCGGCGGATTGTCGGGGTCGAGCAGCTTGAGCGTGTCCTCTTCGGCGGGGTTGTCGGCCTGCAGCTGCTCCTCGGTCGTCTCGTCGCCGCCGAGCGGGGCGGGGGTGTCGTCGTCGCGGCTCGCGTCGCCCTGGATCGCACCGTCGGGGGAGTGGCCGTGGCCGGCGTCGCCCTGGATCGCGCCGTGCGGAGAGTCGCCGTGCGAGCTGTCGCCCTGCAGTGCGCCGCCCTGGCTGCCGCCCTGCGGGTCATGCTCCTGGGTGCCGTCGACGTCGGATGCCCCTTCTGCGGGGTCCTGGGGGTGGGGTGTGGTGTCGTTGTTCTCAGTCATGACGTGAACGTACGTCCGTGACGCCGGGGTCGCGCACCCCCTTGACACCACGCCCGAACGGCTCAGCGCGGGTACTGGGGCGACTCGTCCTCGCCGTGCGAAGGCACATCCGGATCGTCGTATCCCGAGAGCTCATCCGACGACACGAGGTCGTCGACGTCGAGCGTGGCCGGCCCGGCATCCGCCTTCGATTCGGTGTTCAACAGGTGTGCGGGGATCCGGATCGGCGTGGTCGGGGCGACGGGCAGACCGAGTCGGCGCTGCAGCGAGCGCATCCACCGCGGCTGCGCCCCGAGCACTCCTCGTTCGTCGCGCGACTCGACCTCGAGACCGTAGTAGTCGCCGATCTTGTCGATCAGCTGCGCGCGCTCCGCACGGGCGTAGGCGCGTCGCTCGCGGGTGAAGGCGACGACCGTCGACCAGCAGATCAGCAGCATCACGACGCTGAACGGCAGCGCGATCGTGATCGCGGCGGTCTGCAGCGCGGTCAGGCCGCCGGCGAGCAGCAGGGCGATCGCGAGGGCGGCGGTGACCGCGACGAAGAACGTGCGGATCCAGCGCTTCGGGTTCTGCTGGCCGCCGGTCGCGATCATGCCCATCACGAGCGCGCCGGAGTCGGCGGAGGTCACGAAGAAGATCGCGATCAGCAGCACGGCGCCCAGGCTCACGATCGTGCTGCCCGGCACGTGCTCGAGCAGTCCGAACAGCGCGCCCTGCAGATCGACGGTGCCGTCGGGTCCGGTCAGCGTGCCGGGCGACTGCAGCTCGATCGCGAGGGCCGATCCGCCCAGTACCGCGAACCACAGGATGCCGAGCAGGGTCGGCACCAGGATGACGCCGGCGACGAACTCACGCACCGTGCGCCCCTTGGAGATGCGGGCGATGAAGATGCCGACGAACGGCGCCCACGAGATCCACCAGCCCCAGTAGAACGAGGTCCACTGCGCCTGCCACTCCTCACCCGCGGTTCCCTGGAACGCGCTGACGTTGAACGAGAGGCCGACGAAGTTCTGCACGTAATAGCCGATCGACTGCACGAACTCGCGCAGCAGGAACTCGGTGGGACCGACGGCCAGCAGATACAGCACGAGCAGTCCCGCCATGACGAGGTTGGCGTTCGACAGCCACTTCATGCCCTTGGTGACGCCCGAGAGCACGGACATCAGCACGAAGACCGAGATGATCAGGATGATGATGACCTGCGTGGTCTGGTCGGGCTTCGCCAGTCCTGCGGCACTGAGTCCGGCGCTGATCTGGATCACGCCGAGTCCGAGCGAGGTCGCGACGCCGAACAGCGTGCCGACCAGGGCGATCACATCGATCGCGTGGCCCCACCCTCCCTCGACGCGCTTGCCGAGCAGCGGCTCGAGGGTCCAGCGGATCGAGATCGGACGCCTGCGGCGGTGGATGGCGTAAGCCAGGGCGAGGCCGATCACGACGTAGATCGACCAGGCGTGCACGCCCCAGTGCAGGTAGGTCTGGCCCAGCGCGGCCTGCGCGAGCTGTTCCGGTGTCCCGGTGACGCCGGGGCGCGGGGTCGCGAAGTGCGTGAGGGGTTCGCTCACGCCGTAGAACACCAGGCCGATGCCCATACCCGCGGCGAACAGCAGCGAGAACCACGACATGAGCGAGAACTCCGGCTCGTCGTCATCCCGGCCGAGCTTGATGTCGCCGAAGCGGCTGAAGCCCAGGTACAGGCTGAACGCGACGAAGAACGCGGCGATCAGCACGTAGTACCAGTTGAAGGCGTTGACGATCGTCGTCTGGATCGCCCCGAACAGCGCCTCGGCGAGATGAGGGGCGGCGAGCGTGAAGGCGACGAAGGCGACGATGATGACCGTCGCGGGCCAGAAGACCCAGCGCTGCACGGGGGGGCAGCGAACGGCGGGATGTCTCGCCCGCTGCGGTGTCCGTGGAGACGGGATCCGAGGGTCCGGCATCCGACGGCTGGGGCGTGTTCTCCGGTCCGCTCATGCGTCAACGGTATATCGCTGACGCGCCGGCGGTCAGTCCTTGGGTCGCGCGGAGCGGATCGGAGTGGTCACGGCGGCCTCGTCGCTGAACTCCACGGGGTCGACCTCGTCGATGATGCTGAGCGGTCGCGTCTCGTCGAGTGTGAGCAGGAATCGGCGGTTCTCGTCGCGATGCAGCCGCCCGGAGGTGAACACCCAGATCGCACCGATCGCGCAGGCGATGAGGCCGGCCGTACCGCCCAGCATGATGGCCGCGCGCGGGCCGAACGCGTCGGCGACCCATCCGGCGATCGGCGCGCCGACCGGCGTCGAGCCCATGATCACGGCCATGTACAGGGCGAGCACGCGGCCGCGCAGGGCGGGGTCGGTGGTCATCTGCACGTAGCCGTTGGCCGTGGTCAGCAGGGTCACGATCATGAAGCCGGTGAACATCAGGGTCACGGCGTAGGCGGCATAGCTGGGCATCGCGGACGACACGAACGCGGCGATGCCGAATCCGCCCGCCGCGAAGATCACCACGCGCACGCGGGCACGGTCGCGGCGGGCGGCGAGCAGGGCTCCGGCCAGCGACCCGATCGCGAGGATCGAGCTGAGCACGCCGTAGCCGTCTGCGCCGGAGCCGAACTCGATGGCCATCGTCGAGGCGAAGATCGGGAAGTTCATGCCGAAGGCGCCGATCAGGAACACGGTCACGAACACGACGCGCAGGTCGCTGCGCCCCCAGACGTAGCGGAACCCGGCCGCGAGGCCCCCGCGGTTGCGGTGCTTCGGGCGGGGCGCGAGCAGGCTCGTGCGCAGCATCGCCAGGGCGAGGATCATCGCGAGGAAGGTCGCCGCATTGACGATGAACACCCACCCGGAGCCGATCGCGACGATCAGCAGTCCGCCGACGGCCGGCCCGATCATGCGGGCCAGGTTGAAGGATGCGGAGTTCAGCGCGACCGCGTTGGAGGTGTCGCCCGTGGAGACCATGTCGGAGACGAACGCCTGGCGCGCCGGTGCATCGAAGGCGTTCACGACGCCGAAGCCGAGGGCGAAGCAGAACATCATCGGCAGGGTCATCAGACCGTTGAGCAGCAGCACGCCCACCGCGATCGCGAGCCCGAGCAGTGCGGTCTGCGTCGTGAGCAGGATGCGGCGCCGCTCGAACCGGTCGGCCACCCAGCCGGTGAGACTGACGAGCACCAGAGGCGGACCGAACTGCAGCGCCATCGTGATGCCCATGGCGGTCGCGTCGTTGTCGGTCAGCTCGGTGAGCACGACCCAGTCCTGGGCGGTCGCCTGCATCCAGCCGCCGACGTTGGAGACCAGGGCACCGGCGAACCAGATGCGGTAGTTGATGTTCGCGAAGGAACGGAACATGGCGCTCATCGGTCGGTCACCCGCCGCATCAGGGCGCTCGCCGTGCGCAGCGTCTCGAGCTCCTCCTCGGTGTAGTCGAGTTCGCGGAGCATGTCGGCGAGCAGCTCATCGCGGCGGCGGATGGTCTCGACCACGATCTCGGTGCCGGTCTCGGTGATGTCGACCTGCACGCGGCGACGATCGTCCTCATCGGGGGTGCGCACCACGAAGCCCTGCTTCTCGAGGCCGTCGACCGTGCTGGTCATCGATGGCGCCGCGACGCGCTCGTGCTCGGCGAGAGCGGAGATCGTGCGGCGGCCGTGCATGCGCAGCGTCGCGAGCACGGCGAGCTGAGCATCGCTCATGGCGTCGGCGGCACGGGCGGATCGGAGCCGACGGGCCAGACGGAAAGTGGCCATGCGCAGGTCTGTGGCCGTGAGGTGGAGGAATTCTTCAGACGCAGACATTACTTAGATAGCCTATCTAATCTTTCTGCGCAGGGGAAGGCGGATGCCGTCGACGCGGCGCGCACCGGGCAGAATGGAGGGCGTGACCCGAACTCTCGCCTTGGAACTCGCCGTACAGGACCCCGCAGGCGTCCGCATCGCCACGGAGGTCGGCGCCGTGCGCGTCGAGCTCGCGACCGCCCTCGCGCTGGGTGGGCTCACCCCGTCGCAGGCCACGGTCGAGCTCGCGGTCGAGACCGCGGGCGACTCCGGCCCCGAGGTGCACGTGCTGATCCGGCCGCGCGCCGGAGGGTTCCACTACGACGCCGATGAGCTCGTGGTCGCCGAGCGCGATGTGCGCCTGGCGCTCGCCTCCGGCGCCGCCGGTGTCGTCATCGGCGCGCTCGACGCGGAGGGGCGCCTCGACAGCGACGCGATGACCCGCCTGCGCGACGCCGCCGGTGGAGCGTCCGTGACACTCCACCGGGCCATCGACGTGACGGCGGATCCGCTGGCCACGCTCGCGGCCGCGCGGAGTCTCGGCCTGCGTCGCGTGCTCACCTCGGGAGGCGCCTCGGCTGCGATCGACGGCATCGACACCCTGCGCGCGCTCGTCGCCGCGGCCGAGGGCGAGATCGAGATCATGGCCGGCAGCGGCGTGGATGCCGCCACGGCCCCCGCACTCGCCGCAATCGGCGTCGACGCCCTGCACTTCTCCGCCAAGCGCGCGGTGCGCGAAGACGGCGGGGTGCGGATGGGCTCCGCCTCCGACGGCGTCGGAGGGTATGAGGTCACGGATCGCGACATCGCGCTCGGTGTGCGGGCGGCGCTCGGTCTGTAGCCGGTCCTCTCCTCCATGGGTAGGCTCTCAGCGTGACGGATACGCGAGAATTCACGGATGCCCACGGCATCGCCATCGTCTATGACGTCCACCCGGCGGAGGGTACGCCGCGCGGGATCGTGCAGCTGCTGCACGGCGTCGGCGAGCACGCTGGGCGCTACGGCGCAC
It encodes the following:
- a CDS encoding NAD(P)-dependent alcohol dehydrogenase, which translates into the protein MTEMKSAWRGEAYGPSAGTTLAQIPVPAPRRGEVLLKVRATALNAGDVRLMLGDPLLVRPIFGLTRPKYPVRGMDVAGTVVAVGPDVVGAEVGEEVIGELSGGGGLAPYATVAASRLVPRPADIAPEPAACLPIAGGTAWQALDLAGVGLTAATAPRVLIIGASGGVGTFAVQLAALRGAEVWATCGARNAPLVERLGAVRTLDHRTHPLSELPTAHFDAVIDIAGGVPLRALQRLVAPGGTVVLATGDGGHVLGPIPRMLKAAFLSIGSRRRIRPLTATTRPEVLRTLLELTAEGRIVPVIEREYAFAEASAALAHIEAGHTVGKVVVRAA
- the ddaH gene encoding dimethylargininase encodes the protein MSMPETTVTSTPARTAHHRRYLMCRPEHFTVSYTINPWMEPTKPTDTAKAVAQWQKLHDLYLELGHEVELIDPLADYPDMVYTANGGFLIDGRAYVPKFRFVERAGEAPAFADWFRSAGYDTVIPEEVNEGEGDFLLVGDVILAGTGFRSTGDSHREVGEVFGREVVSLNLVDPRFYHLDTAIAVLDPVQGVENGGPEHANIAYLPGAFDDASRAILEERFPDAILVSDEDGSVFGLNSASDGYNVVISPRAKGFEAQLRERGYNPIMVDLSELLLGGGGIKCCTLELRPSSRRSAPRSGTGE
- a CDS encoding MFS transporter codes for the protein MFRSFANINYRIWFAGALVSNVGGWMQATAQDWVVLTELTDNDATAMGITMALQFGPPLVLVSLTGWVADRFERRRILLTTQTALLGLAIAVGVLLLNGLMTLPMMFCFALGFGVVNAFDAPARQAFVSDMVSTGDTSNAVALNSASFNLARMIGPAVGGLLIVAIGSGWVFIVNAATFLAMILALAMLRTSLLAPRPKHRNRGGLAAGFRYVWGRSDLRVVFVTVFLIGAFGMNFPIFASTMAIEFGSGADGYGVLSSILAIGSLAGALLAARRDRARVRVVIFAAGGFGIAAFVSSAMPSYAAYAVTLMFTGFMIVTLLTTANGYVQMTTDPALRGRVLALYMAVIMGSTPVGAPIAGWVADAFGPRAAIMLGGTAGLIACAIGAIWVFTSGRLHRDENRRFLLTLDETRPLSIIDEVDPVEFSDEAAVTTPIRSARPKD
- a CDS encoding copper homeostasis protein CutC, with protein sequence MTRTLALELAVQDPAGVRIATEVGAVRVELATALALGGLTPSQATVELAVETAGDSGPEVHVLIRPRAGGFHYDADELVVAERDVRLALASGAAGVVIGALDAEGRLDSDAMTRLRDAAGGASVTLHRAIDVTADPLATLAAARSLGLRRVLTSGGASAAIDGIDTLRALVAAAEGEIEIMAGSGVDAATAPALAAIGVDALHFSAKRAVREDGGVRMGSASDGVGGYEVTDRDIALGVRAALGL
- a CDS encoding BCCT family transporter, translating into MQRWVFWPATVIIVAFVAFTLAAPHLAEALFGAIQTTIVNAFNWYYVLIAAFFVAFSLYLGFSRFGDIKLGRDDDEPEFSLMSWFSLLFAAGMGIGLVFYGVSEPLTHFATPRPGVTGTPEQLAQAALGQTYLHWGVHAWSIYVVIGLALAYAIHRRRRPISIRWTLEPLLGKRVEGGWGHAIDVIALVGTLFGVATSLGLGVIQISAGLSAAGLAKPDQTTQVIIILIISVFVLMSVLSGVTKGMKWLSNANLVMAGLLVLYLLAVGPTEFLLREFVQSIGYYVQNFVGLSFNVSAFQGTAGEEWQAQWTSFYWGWWISWAPFVGIFIARISKGRTVREFVAGVILVPTLLGILWFAVLGGSALAIELQSPGTLTGPDGTVDLQGALFGLLEHVPGSTIVSLGAVLLIAIFFVTSADSGALVMGMIATGGQQNPKRWIRTFFVAVTAALAIALLLAGGLTALQTAAITIALPFSVVMLLICWSTVVAFTRERRAYARAERAQLIDKIGDYYGLEVESRDERGVLGAQPRWMRSLQRRLGLPVAPTTPIRIPAHLLNTESKADAGPATLDVDDLVSSDELSGYDDPDVPSHGEDESPQYPR
- the rocD gene encoding ornithine--oxo-acid transaminase, which codes for MTATPERAKRDAGHVAHNYHPLPVNIARGDGAWVTDVEGKRYLDLLAAYSAVNFGHRHPALVAALTEQLGRVTLTSRAFESDRLEPFAAALAKLCGKDLVLPMNTGAEAVETGIKVARAWGYRVKGIADGRARIIVAAGNFHGRTTTIISFSDDESAREGFGPYTPGFDIVPYGDADAIAAAITDDTAAVLIEPIQGEAGVVIPPEGYLRRIREICDEKNVLFIADEIQAGLGRVGETFACDREGVVPDLYLLGKALGGGILPVSAVVGDEDVLGVIRPGEHGSTFGGNPLAAAVGLRVVEMLESGEFQERARALGAHLDQGLQPLIGHGVTAVRIAGLWAGVDIDPAKGSGREIAEKLLDRGVLVKDTHGQTIRIAPPLVIRATELDWAVEQLRVVLGA
- a CDS encoding helix-turn-helix transcriptional regulator, with the translated sequence MVKPTLVSNSIRQHREAAGLTQAELARTVGVTRQTLIAIEQEKYSPTLELAFQIARAFGVGIDDLFQYPEH
- a CDS encoding MarR family winged helix-turn-helix transcriptional regulator encodes the protein MSASEEFLHLTATDLRMATFRLARRLRSARAADAMSDAQLAVLATLRMHGRRTISALAEHERVAAPSMTSTVDGLEKQGFVVRTPDEDDRRRVQVDITETGTEIVVETIRRRDELLADMLRELDYTEEELETLRTASALMRRVTDR